ATATCTTTACAATGGATGAGACGCGTGCGTATTCTCAAGATATACGACCGATTCGAATATTACTATTGAACTTAATGCCGACGAAGATTGTTACGGAAACGCAATTGCTGCGGTTATTAGGAAATTCTCCGCTGCAAGTTGAATTTGATTTCATGTACACTTCTACGTATGAACCAAAGAATACTCCCCAGGAGCATTTGGTAAAGTTTTATGAAACCTTTGATGAAATCAAGGATCGAAAATATGATGGCATGATAATTACCGGAGCGCCTGTTGAACAATTACCTTTTGAGGAAGTAGCCTATTGGCAAGAATTATGTGAGATTATGGACTGGAGTAAGAGCAATGTTTATTCGACGCTCTATATTTGCTGGGGAGCTCAAGCCGCCCTCTATCATTACTACGGTATTCCTAAGTATGCCTTGCCGCATAAAATGTTCGGGGTATTTCCGCATACGATGAACTTTAAAGAAAAGATGCTGTTTCGTGGTTTTGATGATGTTTTTTATGTCCCTCACTCGCGGCATACAGAGGTACGGCGGGAGGATATTGAGAAAGTATCGAAATTATGTATACTATCAGAATCTGAAGAGGCCGGCGTATTTGCGATACGGGACAAAAAGAACCGGCGGTTGTTTATCACTGGGCATCCTGAATATGATGCACTGACGCTAAAGACCGAATATGATCGTGATGTGGC
This portion of the Veillonellaceae bacterium genome encodes:
- the metA gene encoding homoserine O-succinyltransferase, translating into MPIKIPNNLPAVNILEKENIFTMDETRAYSQDIRPIRILLLNLMPTKIVTETQLLRLLGNSPLQVEFDFMYTSTYEPKNTPQEHLVKFYETFDEIKDRKYDGMIITGAPVEQLPFEEVAYWQELCEIMDWSKSNVYSTLYICWGAQAALYHYYGIPKYALPHKMFGVFPHTMNFKEKMLFRGFDDVFYVPHSRHTEVRREDIEKVSKLCILSESEEAGVFAIRDKKNRRLFITGHPEYDALTLKTEYDRDVALGLPINIPANYYPNDDPNEMPVVRWRSAANLMFSNWLNYYVYQTTPFDLEKLDEASGDEL